A segment of the Macrobrachium nipponense isolate FS-2020 chromosome 4, ASM1510439v2, whole genome shotgun sequence genome:
tatatgaaatatattgttattgttctctctctctctctctctctctctctctctctctctctctctctctctctctcaccttatcATCAGCCGACGCGCAGTCGATGTAGAGGATTGTGGAGATGTAGACAGTTGACCCAAGCTTGAGATTAGGGGACGAAGCCAGGTCATTCCACTCGACGTCATTGGTTATCTCCTCGACCTTCGCAGCCTGTTAAATAATGAAGAGATGGTTTCCACAATGGTCATTATCATTTCtgtttttagtgttctgtaaaagaaaactgttgagatggctatttgtctgtccgtcagcacctttctttttgtccgccctcagctcttaaaaattacagaggctagagggctgcaaattggcatgttgatcatccaccctccaatcatcaaacataccaaattgcaggcctctagtctgagtagtttgtattttatttcagattaaagttagccatgatcgtgcgtctggcaccgctattggTTCCAACAACACagcccaccaccgggccgtgactgaaggtttcatgggctgtggctgagagtttcatacagtattatatgctgtacagaaagctcgattgtaatttttttttactgttattatttcagACCATTCCACTTTCCCATTACAGATTTCATCATCACTTCACTTAgaataaaaagtataataatactTTCACTATTAGCCTTACAGAACAAAGCAAAGCGTTAAGATTAATCATAATGAAGAAATCTTACGAATTTTAAGTCACAGAATTatggatatattttaatattttaggcATTCATGTAACATAAAACATCTGTTGCAGATTTTCTTAGCTCATGATGTGATAGGAATTGTGAAATCATCTATGATAAAGGTGCaagtaatagtaattataataatgattattcatGTGATGTCAATGATTATTATGAGTTTGCTTTCCTTAGTGAAGTGAGCATTgaatgtaagaataaaaaaaaaaccgacggTTCACAATAACATTAATTGTGACCTGAAAAAAAACGCAGACAACGCCAAACACATGAGTGATTATTACAATAGAAAGTATACCGCTCAGCTCAGCTCTCTCTGTTGTGTTAGTATTTCTTTTTAGTGAGATTCCGTCctggtaaaacatcacttgaacACGATTACAACACCAACACACAATGCTACCGAATTCTTGTCCTGTTCGTAAGAGGCTCAATTATTCATAGTCTACTTGTTATATCaacataatacaaataaataaatgatccaGTTTGGGGGCTGTTCTTTAAAGAGATCCGATCCTGCCCTTCAGTCATTAGGCGAGGTCAGGGTACCACCATCTGTTTTCAAAGGCAAACGGTTGATAGTGAGGTTACTGTGTATTACCAGTAGACAAAAGAGGATATATCCTAAGATGACCTCTGTATTCCTTTGTTCCACACCGCCCTTCATTCAGCTGTATTGCTGTATAGAGTTTTTCTACAAAAGCTTGGAAAACTCTAATCAACATCAATGTAATTGAAGCTATCTTGAGTGATAGAATCCTGTACGATTGCATTTAATTCGtcaatttattttactgaaaagaaTTTAAACTCTTGATAGAACTGAAAGCCATCATGAAAATATCGGAAACCTTTCCGAGATCATTCGACTGGTAACTTGTAGGTAGGTGTGCGAAAAGCAAATCACTGGAGGGGAAAgaaatcaaatccacaattatgtataagTGCATCtcttattcaaagaaaaatctaTACAGATaacttttgggaatctgttcgattcccgaccgactgaaaaggggaatcgaacagatttaCGAAAGCTGTCTGTAcagatttttctttatgtatatgtatatatatatatatatactatacacacacacacacacacacacacacacacacacacacacacacacacacatatatatatatatatatatatatatatatatatatatatatatatatatatatatatatacactgtagatttgtttctccattttaagactcacgTCACCTTGAGTATTTTTAGATTCTGAGCATTGCTTTGATATGACCCCAGAAGGACAACTTACCTGAAGAAAGCTGTGGTACTCTTTGTTGCCCTTGTGCCAAGTGAAAACGGTGCCCGTTGGTACAAAGGCCTCGCACTCGAGGAGAGCGTCTTCCGTCGAGTAGAGGGAGGTGTATCTAGGGGAGCAATCACCTCCCCATATGATTTTGCCACCGTCGCCCTCATTTCCCGAAGATCCTGCGAGGGGAAGTCGTGGTAATGTACAAATGACTGACGAAAAATAGTCCAGTAGGAGCAAAGAAatatccttgttttttttttttttttttttttttttacattatcattcgGTGTTTATTACTGTATACCGTATattatgacattattattgtaatattatttcaGTGAATTGTGTTGACCTTTGATTGCTATTATGAACTCTGTTACTAATGCTACTaacactgtttattattattattattattattattattattattattattattatttattattattaattattattattattattgagcgtTCCGGTACATAAAtcatgttattattgttgaaaggTCCAGtacattatcataataataataataatactaattattattattattattattattattattattattattattattattattattattggaggttCCATTGCGTAAATCAGACTAAGCTTATCCTTTGGATATATCGCCAGTTAAAAGAAAGATCATCCAGCCTAAACTACAGATTAACTGAAAACTACTTTATCCTTTATACTAGAGCAATCGACAATATACAGGTAAAAGTCACAGAACGAATCTCCTTACTTTTGTTAGGTTTCTCCTTGTGGTCGAGGTGCCCAAGATACTGGCGATTCTGTAAAGAAAGATCCACTAATAAAACGTCCATCAAATTAGGGGTCATCCGAGGTGAAAGGCAGTCATTCGCAATAAGGTAAGCTAATACTGAAATTCATTGGGAAATAAGCTGAAATAAGGTAAGCTAATACTCAAGTTCATTGGGAATTAAGCTTAAATAATATATGCTAATACTCAAGTTCATTGGGAAATAAGCTGATATAAGGAAAGCTAATACTGAATCTCATTAGGAAATTAGTTAAGCTGATATCAAGTGATgtaaaatgtcatttaaaaaagCCAAAATTCATCGGGAAGTAAGATGACATAAGATGAGCTAATACTAAAGTTCATTGGGAATTAAGATGACATAAGGTGAGCTAATACTTAAGTTCATTGGGAATTAAGATGACATAAGGTGAGCTAATACTAATGTTCATTGGGAAATTAGGTACGCTGATATCATTTGATGTAAAttaaaatgtcatttaaaaaatccaaaataaagtaAGATAATATGAACGATCGTTAAAATGTAATTAAAGTAAGCTGGCGTAGAGGCGAAACCAAATGAAGGTCGGAATATAGACAAACCATATTCATCACAACAATCAAAACAATCAGTAAATTCGTCAATCGATCATGAGTCATTTTAAACAAGTTTTCAAAACATGTAGGTCTGACCTGCAACAgataaattgaattttatttcaatGCTCATTTTGAACTTACGAATCAATTTTCGAAAGCATATTCCCTGCGTTTCTATACATTCTCTGCCATGCGTTATTCTTTAATACAAAAGGAATGGAAATTAAGATGCAGTTTTCCCAGGTCTTTGAGATTTTACTGCCATACTATTAACCATATACTATAGTAAGCATATACTGTACTACAATATAGAGTTACTTACACAATTACGATAAACAAAATGGATTGTCACTGTTTCTTATGTTGTAATAAAATTGccttaaattatattttcataatcataGAACGCATTCATTCCTTTGGGCTGATATCGATTATCTAACAGATTTCCGCAAGAACCCCATATATACGAGGGCATAGCAGATAAATGAGAAAATGAGTCAGAAATTTTCCGATGAGTGACAGCGCTAGGAAGATTATGAATGTTTGTTGACATAGTCAGCAGGTTTCCATTATAAACAAAAGTCTTATCGGTGCTTCAGGACCATTCGTAATTTCTTCGGAAAAGatgtagacataatatatatatacactttgtgaaaaaaaagaatatatatatatatatatatatgtgtgtgtgtgtgtgtgtgtgtgtgtgcgcgtatatgtatgtatgtatgtatgcatgtatacattatgtatatatatatatattatatatatatatatatatatatatatatatatatttatatacgcatatatatgtacgtatataccaaTGTCCCACATTCACACAAACAACAGAAGTCAATCATTTTGgagattatacatacacacaagaatATGTGTACATTAGTCGCTTTGCGTTAAATCAGACTGTACATAACTTACAGAGGCGTATCGGCAGAAAAACgcgacaatttaaaaaaatgactgaattaGTCACTCAGTCAACAAAAATTCAACAAACAAATAACAACACATTAAACACACCTGCGGAAGTGAAGATGCACCTCGCAGTAATGCTACGACTATTCCGAACAAGACGTATTTTCCCATGTTTCTGCTGATCTGGAAGAAAGATGTGAGATAAGGATTTTGTAAATGACAGCAAATCCTGTAGactgaaatcaaaataaatagtaTGTGAACAGAATGCAAGAGGTGGTAAAGTTATTTAAAGAAAGGTCCAATAAATACAGCAAAGAATAAAGGTTCATAATTAGATTACTAGGAAGCTTTCATGTCTAGAACGGCGTCACTTCAGTTACgcttgctctgtgtgtgtgtgtgagagagagagagagagagagagagagagagagagagagagagagagagagagagagattttgcagaATTATTTAAAGTCATTTCTCTACGAAGTGTGTATAATATAGATGTACTACatgcaaaatatgtaaaaaaaaaatgtatgcctCTCTTATTTTGTGAGATGCTTTTAAGATATAGGTAATTTAgtaagttaaaagtaaaaaaaaaaaaaaatcaaacggtAACCTTTACTCATgcgaataatgatgatgaagctGTTTAGCATAAATCAGCTGCATCACCATTTTCTATTCGCATTGGTAAaggttatcgttttttttataccttgtgttgtTTAACTTAAGCGAAATTACATATACTGTCAAATGATTATCACAAACTAACAGATGCATATATGTGTTTTCTGCGCGTATTTTCATTGCGCATCTGCCATTATACAGAACAATAAATTTAGATAatttaaatgtatgaaaatttccatgaaaaaatattctaagacaaaattattattgcCGCAACAATAAATAAGTTTTCCCATTAGAATAATGTGTTTTTTCCCGAAGTTAAATGAGCTGCCGTTAACACTTTTGTGACTAATTACATTAACGTAATCTAAGCGAGTTACGTCACACTTAAACACCTTTGTTTCAAATTATGGTTTTTGATGTCCTTCGCTGCGACCCTGAAAGATATCATCAAAATTATTTCACAACCCATACATCGACCGGTTGTCAAGGAGTTGTGATAAAGATTCTTTACAACAGGAAATATGGATT
Coding sequences within it:
- the LOC135211103 gene encoding protogenin-like encodes the protein MGKYVLFGIVVALLRGASSLPQNRQYLGHLDHKEKPNKRSSGNEGDGGKIIWGGDCSPRYTSLYSTEDALLECEAFVPTGTVFTWHKGNKEYHSFLQAAKVEEITNDVEWNDLASSPNLKLGSTVYISTILYIDCASADDKGEYMLSVETPNGRIQNRFFGLNVTAATRYHMPGGTCAYGRNIMEYIPRIYQYAKQVVAFRGSNVVVPCRALGRETTLVWSFDRRSIETSEKYQVLANGDLVIRDVTSKDRGVYSCRVTSNIASNFYDAVYTYFYLHQQ